Within the Hyalangium gracile genome, the region AGGCGGCGCGGGCGCTCTTGTCGCGCGGGCGCACGCGGCTAACGTCCGCCGCCATATGGCAAAGCTGCTGGCGATGATTCTGGCAGGTGGTGCAGGGACCCGGCTCGAGCCGCTCACGCGTGAGCGCGCCAAGCCCGCCGTCCCCTTCGGGGGCCGGTACCGCATCATCGACTTCGTGCTGTCCAACTTCGCGAACTCCGGCGTGTACCGGATGAAGGTGCTCACCCAGTACAAGAGCGATTCGCTCAACAACCACCTGTCGCGCGCCTGGAGGATGACGGCCTTCCTGGGCCACTACGTGGAGTCGGTGCCCGCGCAGATGCGCACCGGCATGGACTGGTACAAGGGCAGCGCGGACGCCATCTACCAGAACCTCAACATCATCACCGACGAGGAGCCGGATCACATCTTCGTCTTCGGCGCCGACCACGTGTACCGCATGGACGTGCGGCAGATGCTGGACTTCCACGTGGCCAAGAAGGCCGCGTGCACGGTGGCCGCCATCCCGGTGCCCATCGAGCAGGGGCGCGAGTTCGGCATCATCGACGTGGGGCCGGACGGGCAGATGCGCCAGTTCCTGGAGAAGCCCAAGGATCCGCCGCCCATGCCGGGCAACCCGAAGATGTGCCTGGCGTCCATGGGCAACTACCTGTTCTCCACGGACGTGCTGGTGCAG harbors:
- the glgC gene encoding glucose-1-phosphate adenylyltransferase, with the translated sequence MARLHAADQGGWALNEGARGGAGALVARAHAANVRRHMAKLLAMILAGGAGTRLEPLTRERAKPAVPFGGRYRIIDFVLSNFANSGVYRMKVLTQYKSDSLNNHLSRAWRMTAFLGHYVESVPAQMRTGMDWYKGSADAIYQNLNIITDEEPDHIFVFGADHVYRMDVRQMLDFHVAKKAACTVAAIPVPIEQGREFGIIDVGPDGQMRQFLEKPKDPPPMPGNPKMCLASMGNYLFSTDVLVQEVVRDAADEASAHDFGKSIISELYKRAPVYVYDFAQNRVSGQEEKEHGYWRDVGNIDVYYQSNMDLAEVDPIFNLYNDRWPIYTQPHNLPPAKFVFADKANKRVGNATDSLVSEGCIISGGSVNRSILSPKVRVHSYSEVEDCILFENVSIGRRCRIRRAIIDKNVEIPPGMTIGYDVEEDKRRFHVTSGGVVVIPKGMKVA